A part of Dreissena polymorpha isolate Duluth1 chromosome 13, UMN_Dpol_1.0, whole genome shotgun sequence genomic DNA contains:
- the LOC127854767 gene encoding putative deoxyribonuclease TATDN2, whose amino-acid sequence MGREECSVDDWTRQVAVEVAEELGMPVPEVFRCVPLNSPGVIFQYRIMLEVMSLLTLEQHKEFLAHFSSEQWSDPVQEGMEADVSSTSADGSPDEEVGVEKRIEEEDGDSSTSADAHKAVIASESSSTSPRRPWLSGRSSEESVNMSDMEVVDEVDAEEPVVREAPRRVRFTPVFPFNFYSVDSHFHLDRLCARIGISPVNFAKTVRRVRPEENVGLDGAVAVWCDPSTYPTKRQVSQLRKNKVVSVIGIHPGKVIEVDVERLATMLDSYEVVGLGEVGLDGTKGDPELQRRTLDEALVLLKARPRLVLVLHCRPGPRESFMSAYYELFYRCKGIHSPEQRIHLHCFNGSLEEVSLWLGYFPNTYFGYSLMVARRDFSESSKMSLRRIDGGRLLLESDAPYFPAAGEELSSPSFIGVTAQEVAKIRGCSWRVMLQQTAENDQQLYWG is encoded by the coding sequence ATGGGGCGGGAAGAGTGCTCTGTGGATGATTGGACTAGGCAGGTGGCGGTCGAGGTCGCGGAGGAGTTGGGGATGCCTGTCCCGGAGGTGTTTAGGTGTGTTCCTCTGAACTCGCCAGGAGTGATATTCCAATACCGCATTATGCTGGAGGTTATGAGTCTGTTGACTCTGGAGCAGCACAAAGAGTTTCTTGCTCACTTCTCGTCCGAACAGTGGTCTGATCCTGTTCAGGAAGGGATGGAAGCTGATGTCAGCAGTACTTCTGCTGATGGAAGCCCAGACGAAGAGGTAGGGGTTGAGAAACGAATCGAGGAAGAGGACGGGGACAGCAGTACTTCTGCTGATGCCCACAAGGCAGTAATTGCAAGTGAGTCGTCGTCAACATCGCCACGAAGACCTTGGCTTTCGGGACGCAGCTCGGAGGAGAGCGTCAATATGAGCGACATGGAGGTGGTGGATGAGGTCGATGCGGAGGAGCCTGTGGTGCGGGAGGCGCCGCGTAGAGTGCGGTTTACACCGGTGTTCCCTTTCAATTTTTACAGCGTGGACTCTCATTTCCATTTGGACCGGCTGTGTGCCAGGATAGGGATAAGCCCAGTGAACTTCGCCAAGACTGTACGTCGTGTGAGGCCGGAGGAGAATGTTGGACTGGACGGAGCGGTCGCCGTATGGTGCGACCCCTCCACATATCCTACCAAGCGCCAGGTGTCGCAGCTACGGAAAAACAAGGTGGTGTCGGTGATAGGGATTCACCCTGGCAAGGTGATTGAGGTAGATGTTGAAAGGCTGGCCACTATGCTCGATTCGTACGAGGTCGTGGGTTTAGGTGAAGTCGGGCTGGATGGCACCAAAGGTGATCCAGAACTTCAACGGAGGACGTTGGACGAGGCCCTCGTCCTATTAAAGGCTCGTCCACGTCTGGTGCTAGTATTGCACTGCCGTCCAGGGCCTCGAGAGAGCTTCATGAGCGCGTACTACGAGCTATTTTACCGCTGCAAGGGGATACATTCTCCTGAGCAGCGGATCCATCTGCATTGTTTTAACGGATCCCTCGAGGAAGTCAGTTTGTGGTTGGGGTATTTTCCCAACACATACTTTGGTTACAGTCTGATGGTGGCCCGTAGAGATTTTTCGGAAAGCAGCAAGATGTCCTTGAGGCGGATTGATGGAGGCAGACTGTTGCTAGAGTCGGATGCTCCATACTTTCCGGCAGCCGGTGAGGAGCTGTCATCACCCTCCTTTATCGGAGTGACGGCGCAAGAGGTTGCCAAGATCCGAGGTTGCAGCTGGAGGGTTATGTTGCAGCAGACGGCCgaaaatgaccaacagctctacTGGGGCTAG